The proteins below come from a single Ailuropoda melanoleuca isolate Jingjing chromosome 1, ASM200744v2, whole genome shotgun sequence genomic window:
- the HTR1F gene encoding 5-hydroxytryptamine receptor 1F: MDFLNSSGQNLTSEELLNRMPSKILVSLTLSGLALMTTTINSLVIAAIIVTRKLHHPANYLICSLAVTDFLVAVLVMPFSIVYIVRESWIMGQVVCDIWLSIDITCCTCSILHLSAIALDRYRAITDAVEYSRKRTPKQAGIMITIVWIISIFISMPPLFWRHQGTSRDDECIIKHDHIVSTIYSTFGAFYIPLTLILILYYKIYKAAKTLYHKRQASRIAKEEVNGQVLLGGGEKSTRLVSTPYMLEKSFSDPSTDFDKIHSTMKSPRSEFKHEKSWRRQKISGTRERKAATTLGLILGAFVICWLPFFVKELVVNVCEKCKISEEMSNFLTWLGYLNSLINPLIYTIFNEDFKKAFQKLVRCRC; the protein is encoded by the coding sequence atggaTTTCTTAAATTCATCTGGCCAAAACTTGACCTCAGAAGAACTGTTAAACAGAATGCCATCCAAAATTCTGGTGTCCCTCACTCTCTCCGGGCTGGCACTGATGACAACGACCATCAACTCCCTTGTGATTGCCGCAATTATCGTGACCCGGAAGCTGCACCACCCAGCCAACTATTTAATTTGCTCCCTTGCGGTCACAGATTTTCTTGTTGCTGTCCTGGTGATGCCTTTCAGCATTGTGTATATTGTGAGAGAGAGCTGGATTATGGGGCAGGTGGTCTGTGACATCTGGCTGAGCATTGACATCACGTGCTGCACGTGTTCCATCCTACATCTGTCTGCAATCGCTTTGGATCGGTACCGGGCAATCACAGATGCTGTGGAGTACTCCAGGAAGAGGACTCCCAAGCAGGCTGGCATTATGATTACAATTGTTTGGATTATATCAATTTTTATCTCGATGCCTCCTTTATTCTGGAGGCATCAAGGAACCAGCCGGGATGATGAGTGCATCATCAAACACGACCACATTGTTTCCACTATTTACTCAACATTTGGAGCCTTCTACATCCCATTAACTTTGATTTTGATCCTCtactacaaaatatataaagcagcaAAAACGTTATACCACAAGAGACAAGCAAGTAGGATTGCCAAGGAGGAGGTGAATGGCCAAGTCCTCCTGGGGGGTGGTGAGAAAAGCACTAGACTAGTCTCCACACCCTACATGCTAGAAAAATCTTTCTCTGATCCATCAACAGACTTTGATAAAATTCATAGCACGATGAAAAGCCCCAGGTCTGAGTTCAAGCATGAGAAATCTTGGAGAAGACAAAAGATCTCAGGCACAAGAGAACGCAAAGCAGCCACTACCCTGGGATTAATCTTGGGTGCATTTGTAATATGTTGGCTGCCTTTCTTTGTTAAGGAATTGGTTGTTAATGTCTGTGAAAAGTGTaaaatttctgaagaaatgtCAAATTTTTTGACATGGCTTGGATATCTCAATTCCCTTATAAATCCACTGATTTATACGATCTTTAATGAAGACTTCAAGAAAGCATTCCAAAAGCTTGTACGATGCCGATGTTAA